A region from the Bactrocera dorsalis isolate Fly_Bdor chromosome 1, ASM2337382v1, whole genome shotgun sequence genome encodes:
- the LOC125780347 gene encoding uncharacterized protein LOC125780347, which translates to MPRLRQRNTVGRHRSDPRRMSILRRNHSEEQRAQVNARGRAVYRERRAQIRAEFADNQRPNYRQGRVPVRLRDQMEHVGFHHDPDCDYSLHGAIGAMDIICTHCNAAKFRGETAGMCCFSGKVKLLALEPPPEPLHSLLTGESPTSKHFLPNIQAYNSCFKMTSFGATKIIRDPFMPTFKIQGQIYHRAGSLIPFVDADYQFLQIYFIGNETDQLNQQCKIATGTRREIVLNLQRFLNEHNELIRLFKIALDRMPSDNHRIVIRADKMPMGQHARRFNAPTIDEVAIVIVGEQFESRDIVLHRRNEQLQRVSELHRSYDALQYPILLWRGDDGYHINMRLINPTTGQETPKKLSAMNFYSYRIMIRPQEDNYILKCRKPFHQYLVDMYAKIETERVNFIRFNQTKLRSEEYIHLRDAVMNDANVNSIGRLTILPATYIGSPRHMHEYAQDAMSYVRHYGRPVLFITFTCNPKWNDIKCHLFPGESTTDRHDLTPRVFREKQKAMMDLIVKLCVFGEARCWMYSIEWQKRGLPHAHILIWLVRKIRPDQIDKVISAEIPDEAIDPQLFDVVTKNMIHGP; encoded by the exons atgcctcgactGCGCCAACGTAATACGGTTGGCAGGCATAGGAGTGATCCACGTCGAATGTCAATATTAAGAAGAAATCACAGCGAAGAGCAACGCGCTCAAGTGAATGCCCGAGGTAGAGCGGTGTACAGAGAGCGGCGTGCACAGATTAGAGCTGAATTCGCGGACAATCAACGGCCAAATTACCGTCAAGGCCGAGTTCCGGTCCGCCTTCGCGATCAAATGGAACATGTTGGCTTTCACCACGATCCTGACTGCGACTACAGCCTGCATGGTGCCATCGGAGcaatggatattatttgtaCGCATTGCAATGCAGCGAAATTTCGAGGAGAAACAGCTGGCATGTGCTGCTTCAGTGGCAAAGTGAAACTGCTTGCATTGGAACCGCCACCAGAACCATTACATTCCTTGCTCACTGGAGAATCGCCGACGTCTAAGCATTTCTTGCCGAACATACAAGCGTACAATTCATGCTTTAAAATGACTTCTTTTGGTGCCACAAAGATCATTAGAGATCCATTTATGCCGACGTTCAAG ATTCAGGGACAAATATACCATCGAGCAGGCTCGCTCATACCATTTGTCGATGCCGactatcaatttttgcaaatatatttcatcggtAATGAAACTGACCAACTAAATCAACAATGTAAAATTGCGACCGGCACAAGGCGAGAAATCGTACTAAATTTGCAAAGATTTCTCAATGAGCACAAtgaattgattcgattgttcaaaatcgcattggaccgcatgccgtctgataaccatcgaatcgtcatcagagcagacaaaatgccgatggggcagcatgctagacgattcaacgcaccaacaatcgatgaggtggcaatcgtcattgttggtgaacagtttgaatcgcgagatattgtactgcaccgtagaaacgaacaacttcagcgtgtttccgagctacaccgtagttATGATGCATTACAATATCCGATATTATTGtggagaggtgatgacggctatcacatcaatatgcgaTTGATAAATCCAACTACTG gcCAAGAAACACCGAAAAAACTCAGTGCGATGAACTTCTATTCGTACAGAATAATGATTCGTCCGCAAGAAGATaactacatcctgaaatgtcgcaagcctttccatcagtatttggttgacatgtatgcgaagatcgagaccgaacgtgtcaactttattcgattcaaccaaacgaaattgcgttctgaagagtacatccatttgagagacgccgtaatgaatgatgcaaatgtgaatagcattggacgtctgacaatattgccagccacatacatcggcagtccgcgccatatgcacgagtatgcGCAAGATGCGATGTCGTATGTGCGCCATTACGGCAGACCGGTTCTGTTCATAACGttcacgtgcaatcccaagtggaatgacatcaaatgtCATTTGTTCCCCGGtgaatcaacaactgatcgtcacgacttGACACCACGTGTATTCagggaaaagcaaaaagcaatgatggatttaattgtgaaactttgtgtttttggagaagctcgatgctggatgtactcgatcgaatggcagaaaagaggattaccgcatgcacacatcttgatttggttagttcgcaaaatacgaccagatcagattgacaaagtcatctcagcggaaattccagatgaagcaatcgacccacaattgttcgacgttgtaacaaaaaacatgatccacggcccttga